A part of Aquaspirillum sp. LM1 genomic DNA contains:
- a CDS encoding methyl-accepting chemotaxis protein, which produces MLKSLSFRQKILLAVLVTVFLGFAVTLGFVNMANSQDARRQGEALAEQMAARYAEQTEKTLNESMKAAAQLAQTFEGLRQGGMPSRPTLDALQRRVLMANTGFINIWVLFEPNALDGRDAEFANTPHHDRSGRYVPYFTRKPDGSIGQEIPGGGKGEVLEYDRPGDGDYYLVPKQRGMDTITEPYEYDVAGQKMLLSSFVAPIKDSNGRFIGAAGVDVPLASVQNELGKVKPFDEGYLSVLSNGGVYIAHPDTGKLGKAAADLSPEALAAIKAGKVFHYQAAGNWMHFLMPIHIGQSGTPWAVAVSIPMDKVMEQANATRNQSLWIGLACLLGLGVILFMVLARLIRPLNELSRAMSYLASGSGDLTRRMRVSGNDEIGKVALAFNAFVSQLHEMFSGVKQHAEALARHVDELSQVSTQVAEGSQRQSEAASATAATIEQVTTSINHIANSTRDAESVVNRTGSLTRDSATVVNRSSSEIGQIAGAVRQLNDNLAALEGRSGQISAIVNVIRDVADQTNLLALNAAIEAARAGEQGRGFAVVADEVRKLAERTGQATVEIAGMITAIQHDTRAAAGGMTAALSQVDQGVELAQQAAQAIAAIQDNNTQLIEKIHEIADATAEQSLASTDIARNAERISSMAADNDAAIQHSANATRQAQTLAASLREIVSHFKL; this is translated from the coding sequence ATGCTGAAATCCTTGAGTTTCCGGCAGAAAATCCTGTTGGCGGTTCTGGTGACTGTGTTTCTGGGGTTTGCGGTCACCCTGGGCTTTGTCAATATGGCCAACAGTCAGGATGCCCGTCGCCAGGGCGAAGCGCTGGCAGAACAAATGGCCGCCCGCTATGCGGAACAAACCGAAAAAACCCTGAATGAATCGATGAAAGCCGCCGCCCAACTGGCGCAAACCTTTGAAGGCTTGCGCCAGGGAGGCATGCCGTCTCGCCCCACGCTGGATGCGCTGCAACGCCGGGTGCTGATGGCCAACACCGGCTTCATCAATATCTGGGTTTTATTCGAACCCAATGCGCTGGATGGGCGCGATGCCGAATTTGCCAACACGCCGCACCATGACCGCAGCGGTCGCTATGTGCCTTACTTTACCCGCAAGCCAGATGGCAGTATCGGCCAGGAAATTCCCGGTGGCGGCAAGGGCGAGGTGCTGGAATACGACCGCCCTGGCGATGGCGACTACTATCTGGTGCCCAAGCAACGTGGCATGGACACCATCACCGAGCCCTATGAATACGATGTGGCCGGGCAGAAAATGCTTTTGTCCTCGTTTGTGGCCCCCATCAAGGACAGCAATGGCCGCTTTATCGGTGCGGCTGGGGTGGATGTGCCGCTGGCCAGCGTGCAAAACGAGCTGGGCAAGGTCAAGCCGTTTGATGAGGGCTATCTGAGCGTGCTGTCCAACGGCGGCGTGTATATTGCCCATCCAGACACGGGCAAGCTGGGCAAGGCAGCGGCTGACCTGTCGCCGGAAGCACTGGCGGCGATCAAGGCCGGCAAGGTGTTTCACTATCAGGCTGCCGGCAACTGGATGCACTTTCTGATGCCAATCCACATTGGTCAGTCGGGCACGCCGTGGGCGGTGGCGGTAAGCATTCCGATGGACAAGGTGATGGAACAGGCCAATGCCACACGTAATCAGTCGCTGTGGATCGGTCTGGCCTGCCTGCTCGGGTTGGGCGTCATCCTGTTCATGGTGCTGGCCCGTCTGATTCGCCCCTTGAACGAGTTGTCGCGGGCAATGAGCTATCTGGCCAGCGGCTCGGGTGACCTGACCCGGCGCATGCGGGTGTCGGGCAACGATGAAATCGGCAAGGTGGCCCTGGCATTCAATGCGTTTGTCAGTCAGCTGCACGAGATGTTCAGCGGGGTGAAACAGCACGCCGAAGCCCTGGCCCGCCATGTGGACGAACTCAGCCAGGTATCCACCCAGGTGGCCGAAGGCTCGCAGCGTCAGTCCGAAGCCGCTAGTGCTACCGCCGCCACCATCGAGCAGGTGACCACCAGCATCAACCATATCGCCAACAGCACCCGCGATGCAGAAAGTGTGGTCAACCGCACCGGCAGCCTGACCCGCGATTCGGCTACCGTGGTTAACCGCTCATCCAGCGAAATTGGCCAGATTGCCGGCGCGGTGCGCCAGCTGAATGACAACCTGGCCGCGCTGGAAGGCCGTTCCGGACAGATCAGCGCGATTGTCAATGTCATCCGCGACGTGGCCGACCAGACCAACCTGCTGGCACTGAACGCGGCGATTGAAGCCGCCCGCGCTGGCGAGCAGGGCCGGGGCTTTGCCGTGGTGGCCGACGAGGTGCGCAAGCTGGCTGAGCGCACTGGCCAGGCAACCGTGGAAATTGCCGGGATGATTACCGCCATCCAGCACGACACCCGTGCAGCAGCAGGTGGCATGACCGCCGCGCTCAGCCAGGTGGATCAGGGCGTCGAGCTGGCCCAGCAGGCAGCGCAGGCGATTGCCGCCATTCAGGACAATAACACCCAGCTGATTGAAAAAATCCACGAAATTGCTGACGCCACTGCCGAGCAGTCGCTGGCCAGCACCGACATTGCCCGCAATGCCGAGCGGATCAGCAGCATGGCTGCCGACAACGACGCCGCCATTCAGCACAGCGCCAACGCCACCCGCCAGGCGCAGACCCTGGCGGCCAGCCTGCGCGAGATTGTGTCGCACTTCAAGCTGTAA
- a CDS encoding ABC transporter substrate-binding protein: protein MTLYHGIHRMVWLGVLWAGSVLAAPTMPDPRPVVRLASSDWAPFSAASLPEQGSSTAILRQMLAQAGYRLEVVWLPWARTIRDGIGHRPGLDGYFPEYQTHDTERRCKLSAPIGSSVLGLAYLPGRVIDWETISDLSRYRVGVVSGYANSDAFDAAVASGQLPVDVASSDISNLRKLVQRRIDVAVIDNQVMYYLLERSPLRNEALALEFHARWLAEHPLRVCFRHDARLQPVLDALARHAPSLPTLRQRQRSYLKQLAAPPG, encoded by the coding sequence ATGACGCTCTACCACGGCATCCACCGGATGGTCTGGCTTGGCGTGCTCTGGGCGGGCAGCGTTCTGGCCGCGCCGACGATGCCGGATCCCCGCCCGGTGGTCCGGCTGGCCTCCAGCGACTGGGCCCCCTTTTCCGCCGCCAGCTTGCCCGAGCAAGGCAGCAGCACCGCCATCCTGCGCCAGATGCTGGCGCAGGCCGGGTATCGGCTGGAAGTGGTCTGGCTGCCGTGGGCGCGCACCATTCGCGATGGCATTGGCCATCGTCCCGGTCTGGATGGCTATTTTCCAGAATACCAGACCCACGACACCGAACGCCGCTGCAAGCTCAGCGCCCCGATTGGCAGCAGCGTGCTTGGCCTGGCCTATCTGCCGGGGCGGGTGATTGACTGGGAAACGATCAGCGACCTGAGTCGCTACCGGGTGGGCGTGGTCAGCGGCTATGCCAACAGCGATGCATTTGACGCGGCAGTGGCCAGTGGCCAGTTGCCGGTGGATGTGGCCAGCAGCGATATCAGCAATCTGCGCAAGCTGGTACAGCGGCGGATTGATGTGGCGGTGATTGACAATCAGGTGATGTATTACCTGCTGGAACGTTCACCGCTGCGCAATGAAGCGCTTGCCCTGGAATTTCATGCCCGCTGGCTGGCCGAGCACCCCTTGCGCGTGTGCTTTCGCCACGATGCCCGACTACAGCCAGTGCTGGACGCGCTGGCGCGGCACGCACCGAGCTTGCCCACACTGCGCCAGCGTCAGCGCAGCTACCTCAAGCAGCTGGCGGCACCCCCCGGCTGA
- a CDS encoding putative nucleotidyltransferase substrate binding domain-containing protein, which produces MSRFDFLHPPFDVLTAAEREQVEKAVDIVFYPNEEVILGPGQAVDSLFMVIKGIVREVAEDEIIAVYHANDTFDARALIAGNSVHRFEVHEEALVFVLPKEAVMALIESNPVFGAFFFQSVSEKFSAMAQRSGNRELQTLLTATVREACVKTPVFLDSAQTVLDAARTMKQQRAKSILVRDGERIGIFTASDFRDIILTNTPASTALGDTAHFNLVTTDAGDYLFNALLTMTRHHIQRVVVTENGQPTGVLEQIDLLSYFSNHSHLIAQQIELAESLDTLKSVAGQIDRLVAVLSSHGVKAPQLARLVQTLNAQLFARAWRLIAPEELVDNSCLIVMGSEGRGEQIIKTDQDNALIVRDGFSHPYLEDACARFSATLIEFGYPPCPGQIMVNNALWRKPQADFHDQLYRWVYLPDADAQMNLAIFVDAESVAGDAELLHQAKRYLRSIMSDDAGFYLRFARAIEQFDTPLGLFSQLLTKSQGGVSTLDLKKGGIFPIVHGIRAMALEYQLEASNTLERIKTLVEQGHLEAQLGHDTAEALGFLLEMRLKAGLSMLADGKAPSNLIEPDRLSTLERDLLKDALAVVKRFKTTIRHHFKMTGF; this is translated from the coding sequence ATGAGCCGCTTTGATTTCCTGCACCCCCCTTTCGATGTCCTGACCGCCGCCGAGCGCGAACAGGTGGAAAAAGCGGTTGATATCGTGTTCTATCCCAACGAAGAAGTGATTCTTGGCCCAGGCCAGGCGGTGGATAGCCTGTTCATGGTGATCAAGGGCATCGTGCGCGAAGTGGCCGAAGACGAAATCATCGCGGTGTACCACGCCAACGACACCTTTGATGCCCGTGCGCTGATTGCTGGCAACTCGGTTCACCGCTTTGAAGTACACGAAGAAGCGCTGGTGTTTGTCCTGCCCAAAGAAGCGGTGATGGCGCTGATTGAATCCAACCCGGTATTTGGCGCATTTTTCTTCCAGAGCGTGTCGGAAAAGTTTTCCGCCATGGCCCAGCGTTCTGGCAACCGCGAGCTGCAAACCCTGCTGACCGCCACCGTGCGCGAAGCCTGCGTGAAAACCCCGGTGTTTCTCGACAGTGCGCAAACCGTACTGGACGCTGCCCGGACGATGAAGCAGCAGCGGGCCAAATCCATTCTGGTGCGCGATGGCGAGCGCATTGGCATTTTTACCGCCAGTGATTTCCGCGACATCATCCTGACCAATACCCCGGCCAGTACGGCGCTGGGCGACACTGCACATTTCAATCTGGTGACCACGGATGCCGGCGATTACCTGTTCAACGCCCTGCTGACCATGACCCGCCATCACATCCAGCGTGTGGTGGTGACCGAAAACGGCCAGCCCACCGGTGTGCTGGAACAGATTGACCTGCTGTCCTACTTCTCCAACCACTCGCACCTGATTGCCCAGCAGATCGAGCTGGCCGAATCGCTGGATACACTCAAGAGTGTGGCCGGGCAGATTGACCGGCTGGTGGCGGTATTGTCCAGCCATGGGGTGAAGGCGCCGCAGCTGGCGCGGCTGGTGCAAACGCTGAATGCCCAGCTGTTTGCTCGCGCCTGGCGGCTGATTGCACCGGAAGAGCTGGTCGATAACAGCTGTCTGATTGTGATGGGCAGCGAAGGCCGTGGCGAGCAGATCATCAAGACCGACCAGGACAATGCGCTGATTGTCCGCGATGGTTTCAGCCATCCCTACCTGGAAGACGCCTGCGCGCGCTTTTCGGCCACGCTGATCGAGTTTGGTTATCCGCCCTGCCCTGGCCAGATCATGGTCAATAATGCACTGTGGCGCAAACCGCAGGCGGATTTCCACGACCAGCTGTATCGCTGGGTGTACCTGCCGGACGCGGATGCGCAGATGAATCTGGCCATTTTTGTTGATGCCGAGTCGGTGGCGGGCGATGCCGAGCTGCTGCATCAGGCCAAGCGCTATCTGCGTTCGATCATGTCTGACGATGCCGGTTTTTATCTGCGCTTTGCCCGCGCCATCGAGCAGTTTGACACCCCGCTGGGGCTGTTCTCGCAGTTGCTGACCAAGTCGCAGGGCGGGGTGTCCACGCTGGACCTGAAAAAAGGCGGGATCTTCCCGATTGTCCACGGCATCCGCGCCATGGCGCTGGAATACCAGCTGGAAGCCAGCAATACCCTGGAGCGGATCAAAACCCTGGTCGAACAGGGGCATCTGGAGGCCCAGCTGGGCCATGACACTGCCGAAGCGCTGGGCTTTTTGCTGGAAATGCGCCTGAAAGCCGGCCTGAGCATGCTGGCTGACGGCAAGGCTCCGTCCAACCTGATTGAGCCGGATCGCCTGTCCACCCTGGAGCGCGACCTGCTGAAAGACGCACTGGCCGTGGTCAAGCGCTTTAAAACCACCATTCGCCACCACTTCAAGATGACCGGGTTCTGA
- the phaR gene encoding polyhydroxyalkanoate synthesis repressor PhaR, which produces MSGEKRIIKKYPNRRLYDTATSSYITLGDVKQLVLDHVELQVVDAKSQDDITRSVLLQIILEEEAGGMPMFTYDVLTQIIRFYGNTMQGLMGNYLEKNLELFTQMQQKLQDQTRQMVGDTPMFGNHNMWSEYMKFQAPAIQNMMTSYLEQSTNMFVEMQNQMQARTKNLFTGFPFQPYPPSSDPNKDA; this is translated from the coding sequence ATGAGCGGAGAGAAGCGCATTATCAAGAAATACCCGAATCGTCGCCTGTACGATACGGCCACCAGCTCCTACATCACCCTGGGGGATGTCAAGCAGCTGGTGCTGGACCACGTGGAACTGCAAGTGGTCGACGCCAAGTCTCAGGATGACATTACCCGCAGCGTGCTGTTGCAGATCATTCTGGAAGAAGAAGCCGGCGGCATGCCAATGTTCACCTACGACGTGCTGACCCAGATCATCCGCTTCTACGGCAACACCATGCAGGGCCTGATGGGCAACTATCTGGAAAAGAACCTTGAGCTCTTTACCCAGATGCAGCAAAAGCTGCAGGATCAGACCCGGCAAATGGTGGGCGACACGCCAATGTTTGGCAACCACAATATGTGGAGCGAATACATGAAATTCCAGGCCCCGGCCATCCAGAACATGATGACCAGCTACCTGGAGCAAAGCACCAATATGTTTGTGGAAATGCAGAACCAGATGCAGGCCCGCACCAAAAACCTGTTCACCGGCTTTCCCTTCCAGCCCTACCCGCCCAGCAGTGACCCCAACAAAGATGCCTGA
- a CDS encoding pirin family protein, whose translation MSPSAFISRQIEFTLAGQAASDGAGVRLLRILHGAAAQRRLDPFLMLDEFRSDQPGDYLAGFPEHPHRGFQTVTYMLAGRMRHRDSVGNEGVLGPGAVQWMNAGRGILHSEMPEQQDGLMHGFQLWINLPAARKLSAPTYRDLPAEAIPELRTQAGSLIRVIAGGVDGVEGAIQEADTEPCYWDVHLPAGASECLALPAGHHAAVYLYDGTLSVADQALPVRTLAVLTQNPASHGVQLHSASGARLLVLAGQPLNQPIAQWGPFVMNTRDEIEQAIAEMRAGTLA comes from the coding sequence ATGTCACCGTCTGCATTTATCAGCCGCCAGATTGAATTCACCCTTGCCGGGCAAGCCGCTTCGGATGGTGCCGGGGTGCGCCTGCTGCGTATCCTGCATGGTGCTGCCGCACAGCGCCGGCTTGATCCCTTCCTGATGCTGGACGAGTTCCGCTCCGACCAGCCTGGCGACTATCTGGCCGGTTTTCCCGAGCATCCACATCGTGGCTTTCAGACCGTCACCTATATGCTGGCCGGGCGCATGCGCCATCGTGACAGCGTGGGCAATGAAGGCGTGCTCGGTCCCGGCGCGGTGCAGTGGATGAATGCCGGGCGCGGCATCTTGCATTCGGAAATGCCGGAACAGCAAGATGGCCTGATGCATGGCTTTCAACTGTGGATCAACCTGCCCGCCGCACGCAAGCTCAGTGCGCCAACCTACCGCGACCTGCCCGCCGAGGCGATTCCGGAACTGCGCACCCAGGCAGGCAGCCTGATTCGGGTGATTGCCGGCGGTGTGGACGGTGTGGAAGGGGCGATTCAGGAAGCAGACACCGAACCATGCTACTGGGATGTGCATCTGCCCGCTGGTGCCAGCGAATGCCTGGCGCTGCCTGCAGGCCATCATGCCGCCGTTTATCTCTACGACGGCACGCTCAGTGTGGCGGATCAAGCCTTGCCGGTGCGCACGCTGGCGGTGCTGACACAAAACCCGGCCAGCCATGGCGTACAGCTGCATAGCGCCAGCGGCGCACGCTTGCTGGTGCTGGCCGGACAGCCGCTGAACCAGCCGATTGCCCAGTGGGGGCCGTTTGTGATGAACACCCGCGACGAGATCGAGCAGGCCATTGCCGAAATGCGCGCCGGCACGCTGGCCTGA
- the phaP gene encoding TIGR01841 family phasin (Members of this family are phasins (small proteins associated with inclusions such as PHA granules). Note that several different families of phasins have been named PhaP despite very little sequence similarity to each other.) yields the protein MVNPQAQFSQAALHGIDTAMRLTQIGLNSAERLFKLQFQTGRTLLEEQVRNLHSLAEGAPQELPTRVNGLAVQTVEQLVNHSRNAYEVLSATQNELTQLLDEQFSQLNRTVISSIDVLAKNAPAGTDAAVNALKSSIAASAAAMNSMTKAAHQVAEFTETSVKAATTATADAVKTAAQKVGTPAA from the coding sequence ATGGTGAACCCGCAAGCCCAATTCAGCCAGGCTGCCCTGCACGGCATTGATACCGCCATGCGTTTGACTCAAATTGGCCTGAACAGTGCTGAACGCCTGTTCAAACTACAGTTCCAGACTGGCCGCACCCTGCTGGAAGAACAAGTCCGCAATCTGCATAGCCTGGCCGAAGGTGCTCCGCAAGAACTGCCGACCCGGGTCAACGGCCTGGCAGTGCAAACCGTCGAGCAACTGGTCAACCATTCGCGCAATGCCTACGAAGTGCTGTCGGCCACGCAAAACGAACTCACCCAACTGCTGGATGAACAGTTCAGCCAGCTCAACCGCACCGTAATCAGCTCGATCGACGTGCTGGCCAAAAACGCGCCGGCTGGCACCGATGCTGCCGTGAATGCACTGAAGTCGTCGATTGCCGCCTCGGCTGCCGCGATGAACAGCATGACCAAGGCTGCTCACCAAGTGGCAGAATTCACTGAAACCAGCGTCAAGGCCGCCACCACCGCCACCGCTGATGCAGTGAAAACCGCCGCTCAGAAAGTGGGCACCCCGGCTGCCTGA
- the rimO gene encoding 30S ribosomal protein S12 methylthiotransferase RimO translates to MAHTVPKVGFVSLGCPKALVDSEHILTRLRAEGYEISPSYDGADLVVVNTCGFIDSAVAESLDAIGEALNENGKVIVTGCLGARADGKMVTDVHPAVLAVTGPHAASEVMEHIHQHLPKPHDPFMDLLPPAGIKLTPRHYAYLKISEGCNHRCTFCIIPGLRGDLDSRPVHEVLKEAEALVKGGAKELLVVSQDTSAYGVDVKYRTGFWQGRPVKTRMTELCEELGKLDVWVRLHYVYPYPHVDEIIPLMAEGKILPYLDIPFQHASQKVLKAMKRPANADNVLQRIRKWREICPELVIRSTFIVGFPGETEEDFNILLDFLREAELDRVGCFTYSPVDGAAANELPDPVPEDVKEARKARLMELQADISARRLAARVGQIMTVLVDEIDDEGAVCRSYADAPEIDGLVFVADSDGLQVGDWVEVRIIDSDEYDLWGERLDD, encoded by the coding sequence ATGGCACATACCGTACCCAAAGTCGGGTTCGTCAGTCTTGGCTGTCCCAAGGCATTGGTCGATTCCGAACACATCCTCACCCGCCTTCGCGCCGAAGGCTACGAAATTTCCCCCAGCTATGACGGGGCCGATCTGGTGGTGGTCAATACCTGTGGCTTTATCGATTCAGCGGTGGCTGAATCGCTGGATGCGATTGGTGAAGCGCTCAATGAAAACGGCAAGGTGATCGTCACCGGCTGTCTGGGGGCCCGTGCTGACGGCAAAATGGTCACCGACGTGCATCCCGCCGTGCTGGCAGTCACCGGCCCGCACGCCGCCAGCGAAGTGATGGAACATATCCATCAGCACCTGCCCAAGCCGCACGACCCCTTCATGGACCTGCTGCCGCCAGCCGGCATCAAGCTCACCCCACGCCACTACGCCTATCTGAAGATTTCCGAAGGCTGCAACCATCGCTGCACCTTCTGCATCATCCCCGGCTTGCGCGGCGACCTGGACAGCCGGCCAGTCCATGAGGTGCTGAAAGAAGCCGAGGCGCTGGTCAAGGGAGGGGCCAAAGAGCTGCTGGTGGTGTCCCAGGACACCAGCGCTTACGGCGTGGACGTGAAATACCGCACCGGCTTCTGGCAAGGCCGCCCGGTGAAAACCCGGATGACCGAGCTGTGCGAAGAACTGGGCAAGCTGGACGTGTGGGTACGCCTGCATTACGTCTACCCCTATCCGCATGTGGATGAAATCATTCCACTGATGGCCGAAGGCAAAATCCTGCCCTACCTGGACATCCCGTTCCAGCACGCGTCGCAAAAAGTGCTCAAGGCCATGAAGCGCCCGGCCAATGCCGACAATGTGCTGCAACGCATCCGCAAATGGCGGGAAATCTGTCCGGAACTGGTAATCCGCAGCACCTTCATCGTTGGCTTTCCTGGCGAAACCGAAGAGGACTTCAATATCCTCTTGGATTTCCTGCGTGAAGCCGAGCTGGACCGGGTGGGCTGTTTCACCTACTCGCCGGTGGACGGTGCCGCTGCCAACGAACTGCCCGACCCAGTGCCGGAAGACGTGAAGGAAGCGCGCAAGGCACGATTGATGGAATTGCAGGCAGACATCAGCGCCCGCCGACTGGCCGCCCGCGTGGGCCAGATCATGACCGTGCTGGTGGATGAAATCGACGACGAAGGTGCGGTATGCCGCAGCTACGCCGATGCGCCGGAAATCGACGGTCTGGTATTTGTGGCCGATAGCGATGGGTTGCAGGTGGGCGACTGGGTGGAAGTGCGCATCATCGACAGCGACGAATACGACTTGTGGGGTGAGCGGCTGGACGACTGA
- a CDS encoding YqaE/Pmp3 family membrane protein translates to MRVLLAILLPFTAFFRLHRTGAGVVSLLLQLTVVGWLPAALWAMYALGQASASQHRPHAHRTHHPAPVHPPISSKPAPVSAKMPTNRRRY, encoded by the coding sequence ATGCGCGTCCTGCTTGCCATCCTGTTGCCATTCACTGCATTTTTCCGCCTGCATCGCACCGGGGCCGGCGTGGTCAGCCTGTTGCTTCAGCTGACCGTGGTTGGCTGGTTGCCAGCTGCGCTCTGGGCCATGTATGCGCTGGGCCAGGCCAGCGCCAGCCAGCATCGCCCCCATGCGCACCGGACACATCATCCGGCCCCAGTTCACCCTCCCATCTCGAGCAAGCCGGCCCCTGTCAGCGCCAAAATGCCCACCAATCGGCGTCGCTATTAA
- the fliW gene encoding flagellar assembly protein FliW — MLFQSNLLGQVTVDENTVLNFPLGLPGFESCQRFKLFHEESEQADSPRVFWMQSLDDADVLFSVVAPEEFGVRYEVELSAEEVDALQLANPEDALVLVMIYKGSDAIDENTHPLLKSLSANLRNPLIINSVSLRGLQLGQLQCDMVLHNRAA, encoded by the coding sequence ATGTTGTTTCAATCGAACCTGCTCGGACAAGTTACTGTTGATGAAAACACGGTTCTGAATTTCCCGTTGGGGTTGCCGGGGTTCGAATCCTGCCAGCGTTTCAAGCTGTTCCATGAGGAGTCTGAACAAGCTGATAGCCCGCGCGTGTTCTGGATGCAGTCGCTGGATGACGCTGATGTGCTGTTCAGCGTGGTGGCACCGGAAGAATTTGGCGTGCGCTACGAAGTGGAACTCAGCGCCGAAGAAGTGGATGCCCTGCAACTGGCCAACCCGGAAGATGCCCTGGTGCTGGTGATGATTTACAAAGGCAGCGACGCCATCGACGAAAATACCCACCCGCTGCTCAAATCGCTGAGTGCCAATCTGCGCAACCCGTTGATCATCAACTCGGTTTCGCTGCGTGGCCTGCAACTGGGCCAGCTGCAATGTGATATGGTGCTGCACAACCGCGCCGCCTGA
- the grxD gene encoding Grx4 family monothiol glutaredoxin, producing MSASIHDVIQQQVSENPVVLYMKGSAQFPQCGFSGRAVQILKACNVDKIMTVDVLQDAAIRQGIKEFSNWPTIPQLYVKGEFIGGSDIMSQMFENGELQTLLNDVQG from the coding sequence ATGTCAGCCTCGATTCACGATGTGATCCAGCAACAAGTTTCCGAAAACCCGGTGGTGCTCTACATGAAAGGCTCGGCCCAGTTTCCGCAGTGCGGGTTTTCCGGCCGCGCCGTGCAGATTCTCAAGGCCTGCAATGTGGACAAGATCATGACTGTTGATGTGCTTCAGGATGCCGCCATCCGCCAGGGCATCAAGGAATTCTCCAACTGGCCCACCATTCCGCAGCTGTACGTCAAAGGTGAATTCATCGGCGGTTCCGACATCATGAGCCAGATGTTTGAAAACGGCGAACTGCAAACCCTGCTCAACGACGTGCAGGGCTGA
- a CDS encoding 3'-5' exonuclease — protein MFAALKTTWARKRLSNPAYAHLFDGHPDEMVSVDCETTSLNIREAELLSIGAVRIRGNRVLTSESFYMLVKPERLPIGASVAVHGLRPIDVSNGVPPMVAVKALLDFIGGRPLVGYYLEYDVGVLNKYVKGLIGIGLPQAQTEVSGLYYDWKLKQNPDGYVDLRLQPMLDELAIPTLARHDALNDAITAAMILLAMRQRGAKV, from the coding sequence ATGTTTGCTGCGCTGAAAACCACTTGGGCGCGCAAGCGCCTGTCCAACCCTGCCTATGCCCATCTGTTTGACGGGCATCCGGATGAAATGGTCAGCGTGGATTGCGAAACCACCAGCCTGAATATCCGTGAAGCCGAACTGCTGTCGATTGGCGCAGTGCGCATTCGCGGCAACCGGGTGCTGACCAGTGAGTCGTTTTACATGCTGGTCAAACCGGAACGCCTACCGATTGGGGCCAGCGTGGCCGTGCATGGCTTGCGTCCGATTGATGTGTCCAATGGTGTGCCGCCGATGGTGGCAGTCAAGGCGCTGCTCGACTTTATTGGTGGTCGCCCGCTGGTGGGCTATTACCTGGAATACGATGTCGGCGTGCTGAACAAGTACGTGAAGGGGCTGATCGGCATTGGCCTGCCGCAGGCGCAGACTGAAGTATCCGGCCTATACTACGACTGGAAGCTCAAGCAAAACCCGGATGGCTACGTCGATCTGCGCCTGCAGCCCATGCTGGACGAACTGGCGATTCCCACCCTGGCTCGCCACGATGCGCTGAATGATGCCATTACCGCCGCGATGATTTTGCTGGCCATGCGCCAGCGTGGGGCCAAGGTATAG